A stretch of Leucobacter aridicollis DNA encodes these proteins:
- a CDS encoding lysophospholipid acyltransferase family protein: MLYWIFKHLIVGPFLKAVYRPWVEGAENIPATGPVILVGNHLSVIDSFFLPIMIERRVYFLAKSEYFTGKGLKGWLVKTFMLGVGQLPIDRSGGKASEASLNTALKVLDRGDVLGIYPEGTRSPDARLYRGRTGVARMVLESGVPVVPVVMIDTEKAMPIGAKFPKIRRIGTVIGQPLDFSRFEGMSADRFVLRSVTDEITLAIQELSGQEYVDVYASSVRERTGK; this comes from the coding sequence TTGCTTTACTGGATCTTTAAACACCTGATCGTCGGGCCCTTTTTGAAAGCGGTGTACCGGCCGTGGGTGGAGGGAGCCGAGAACATTCCGGCGACTGGCCCCGTAATTCTTGTCGGGAATCACCTATCGGTCATTGACTCGTTTTTCCTCCCGATCATGATCGAACGACGCGTCTACTTCCTCGCGAAGAGCGAATACTTCACCGGGAAGGGCCTCAAGGGCTGGCTCGTGAAGACCTTTATGCTCGGCGTCGGGCAGCTGCCCATCGACCGCTCGGGCGGCAAGGCCTCTGAGGCATCGCTGAACACGGCGCTGAAGGTGCTCGACCGCGGCGATGTGCTGGGCATCTACCCCGAGGGCACGCGCAGCCCGGACGCGAGGCTGTACCGCGGCCGCACGGGCGTCGCGCGCATGGTGCTCGAGTCTGGCGTGCCCGTCGTGCCCGTCGTCATGATCGACACCGAAAAGGCGATGCCGATCGGAGCGAAGTTCCCGAAGATCCGGCGCATCGGCACCGTTATCGGCCAGCCGCTCGACTTCTCGCGCTTCGAGGGGATGAGCGCAGACCGCTTCGTGTTGCGAAGCGTGACGGACGAGATCACGCTCGCGATCCAGGAGCTCAGCGGCCAGGAGTACGTCGACGTCTACGCCTCGAGCGTTCGGGAGCGTACCGGCAAGTAG
- a CDS encoding class II 3-deoxy-7-phosphoheptulonate synthase: MNAASVETLTAQQTFEQLDAYRALEAKQQPSWPDAAALEYAKAELSTQPPLVFAGEVDQLRERLASAARGEAFLLQGGDCAETFEAATADKIRDRVKTLLQMAVVLTYGASMPVIKVGRMAGQFAKPRSSNEETREGVTLPAYRGDLVNGYDFTEASRTADPSRLVRGYHVSASTLNLIRAFTQGGMADLRQVNSWNQGFVSNPANQRYEALATEIDRALRFMDACGVDHTALTQTEFYVSHEALLLDYERPLARIDSRTGELYGTSGHMLWIGERTRDLDGAHVDFLSKLRNPIGVKLGPTATTDDALRLIDKLDPEREPGRLTFITRMGAEKIRDVLPGLLAGVRDAGAQPLWVTDPMHGNGITTATGFKTRRFNDVMDELLGFFEAHREVGTYPGGIHVELTGDDVTECLGGSENIDEEALATRYESVCDPRLNHMQSLELAFQVAEELKRTVGAGAR; this comes from the coding sequence ATGAACGCAGCAAGCGTAGAGACCCTGACGGCGCAGCAGACCTTTGAGCAGCTCGATGCATATCGTGCACTCGAGGCGAAGCAGCAGCCGAGCTGGCCCGACGCCGCAGCGCTCGAGTATGCGAAGGCCGAGCTGTCGACGCAACCGCCGCTCGTGTTTGCCGGCGAGGTCGATCAGCTCCGCGAGCGGCTCGCAAGCGCGGCCCGCGGCGAGGCATTCCTGCTGCAGGGCGGCGACTGCGCGGAGACCTTCGAGGCCGCGACGGCCGACAAGATCCGCGACCGCGTGAAGACGCTCCTGCAGATGGCCGTCGTGCTCACATACGGTGCCTCGATGCCGGTCATCAAGGTCGGTCGCATGGCCGGCCAGTTCGCGAAGCCCCGATCGAGCAACGAGGAGACCCGCGAGGGCGTCACGCTGCCCGCGTACCGCGGCGACCTCGTGAACGGTTACGACTTCACCGAGGCCTCGCGCACCGCTGATCCGAGCCGACTCGTGCGTGGCTACCACGTCTCCGCGTCGACGCTGAACCTCATCCGCGCGTTCACGCAGGGCGGGATGGCCGACCTGCGCCAGGTGAACTCCTGGAACCAGGGCTTCGTGTCGAACCCCGCGAACCAGCGGTACGAGGCGCTCGCGACCGAGATCGACCGCGCACTCCGCTTCATGGACGCGTGCGGCGTTGACCACACCGCGCTCACCCAGACCGAGTTCTACGTGAGCCACGAGGCGCTGCTGCTCGACTACGAGCGTCCGCTTGCGCGCATCGACTCGCGGACGGGGGAGCTCTACGGCACCTCGGGGCACATGCTCTGGATCGGCGAGCGCACCCGCGACCTCGACGGCGCGCACGTCGACTTCCTCTCGAAGCTGCGCAACCCGATCGGCGTGAAGCTCGGCCCGACGGCGACGACCGACGACGCGCTGCGGCTCATCGACAAGCTCGATCCTGAGCGCGAGCCCGGCCGCCTGACGTTCATCACCCGCATGGGCGCCGAGAAGATCCGCGACGTGCTCCCGGGCCTGCTCGCTGGCGTTCGCGACGCCGGCGCGCAGCCGCTGTGGGTCACCGACCCGATGCACGGCAACGGCATCACGACCGCGACCGGGTTCAAGACCCGCCGCTTCAACGACGTGATGGACGAGCTGCTGGGCTTCTTCGAGGCTCACCGCGAGGTCGGAACGTACCCCGGCGGCATCCACGTTGAGCTCACCGGGGACGATGTCACCGAGTGCCTCGGCGGTTCGGAGAACATTGACGAGGAGGCGCTCGC